A single region of the Paramicrobacterium fandaimingii genome encodes:
- a CDS encoding CGNR zinc finger domain-containing protein: MVDDEDLLVALLNSAPVVDGVVSEALRGRQGAEFVARFGGAGSTDELGNLRRMRAALHDTIRANADVSHQLAELVSAAAMVPDVSPDGIHWTLRVPPDEELAVRAALSWSRVMSELPGRLRPCANTECNLFLVDHSRPGTARWCSMATCGNRMKARSHAKRQRSA; the protein is encoded by the coding sequence ATGGTTGACGATGAAGACCTGTTAGTGGCGTTGCTGAACAGCGCGCCGGTCGTTGACGGGGTGGTGTCTGAGGCTCTGCGCGGGCGACAGGGGGCGGAGTTCGTCGCGCGCTTCGGCGGTGCCGGGTCGACAGACGAGCTGGGTAACTTGCGGCGCATGCGTGCTGCGCTGCACGACACGATCCGAGCGAATGCCGATGTCTCGCACCAACTCGCCGAGCTGGTGAGCGCGGCAGCTATGGTGCCCGATGTCTCGCCAGACGGCATTCACTGGACGCTGCGAGTGCCGCCCGATGAAGAGCTCGCCGTGCGCGCGGCGCTTTCGTGGTCGCGTGTGATGAGCGAGCTGCCCGGTCGCCTGCGCCCCTGCGCGAACACGGAGTGCAATCTGTTTCTCGTCGACCACAGCCGCCCCGGAACCGCGCGCTGGTGCTCTATGGCGACGTGCGGAAACCGCATGAAGGCGCGCAGCCACGCCAAGCGGCAGCGCTCGGCATAG
- a CDS encoding GntR family transcriptional regulator — protein sequence MRASDRAYETLREEILDGTLPAGTTLTEVEQSTRLGYSRTPVREALGRLTADGLVAAASARALVVTDVADDDITALYELREALEVSAARLAAERRDSRVFARLHEQFAHAAELVDGGEHELQRYYDLVTELDAAIDAAVGNSYLAQALRSVRLHSARVRRSAQRNPERLRRAASEHLLICQAIRDGDAALAGHATHVHLSLSRTGALAASTNAVPAAS from the coding sequence ATGCGCGCGAGCGACAGAGCATACGAGACGTTGCGCGAAGAGATTCTCGACGGCACGCTTCCGGCCGGAACGACGCTCACCGAGGTGGAGCAGTCAACGCGGCTCGGCTACTCGCGCACGCCGGTGCGGGAAGCCCTCGGCCGGCTGACCGCCGACGGACTCGTCGCGGCAGCATCCGCCCGTGCCCTCGTCGTCACAGACGTGGCTGACGACGACATCACCGCGCTCTACGAACTGCGAGAGGCACTCGAGGTCAGCGCGGCGCGCCTCGCCGCCGAACGCCGCGACTCCCGGGTCTTCGCGCGGCTGCACGAGCAGTTCGCGCACGCGGCCGAGCTCGTCGACGGCGGGGAACACGAACTGCAGCGCTACTACGACCTCGTGACCGAGCTGGATGCCGCGATCGACGCTGCCGTGGGCAACAGCTACCTCGCACAGGCGCTGCGCAGTGTGCGACTGCACTCAGCGCGCGTGCGCCGCAGCGCGCAGCGGAACCCCGAGCGTCTGCGCCGCGCCGCATCGGAGCATCTCTTGATCTGCCAGGCGATCCGCGACGGCGACGCCGCGCTCGCCGGTCACGCGACTCACGTGCACCTCAGTCTCAGCCGCACAGGCGCGCTTGCCGCCTCGACGAACGCGGTGCCCGCGGCATCCTGA
- a CDS encoding MmgE/PrpD family protein — MKTHNLRTHRSDENLERTEQLAWAIAEVAADDVEVADDVTEMVINRVIDNAAVAAASVTRAPVAAARSQALTHPVSVNGDGATVFGREPSRRVSPEWATWANGVAVRELDYHDTFLSAEYSHPGDNIPAMIAVGQHVGSTGRDLVRGIATGYEVQIDLVKAISLHKHKIDHVAHLGPSVAAGLGTMLRLDREVIFQAIGQALHTTTATRQSRKGQISTWKAHAPAFAGKMAVEAVDRAMRGQTSPEPIWEGEDGVIAWLLDGPDGRYEVSLPERGEAKRAILDSYTKEHSAEYQAQAWIDLARKLHTDHPELLAPGAIASVVIHTSHHTHVVIGSGANDPQKYDPSASRETLDHSIPYIFTVALQDGEWHHVRSYAPERASRPDTVELWKRVTTQEDPEWTRRYHSLDPQEKAFGGRVEITLADGTTITDEIAVADAHPLGARPFARINYIEKFRTLAEPVVEQGEIDRFLDVVQRLPELEPHELAGLTFTVEPGVLASVPTTKGLF; from the coding sequence ATGAAGACCCACAACCTGCGCACGCACAGAAGTGACGAGAACCTCGAGCGCACAGAGCAGCTCGCCTGGGCGATCGCCGAGGTGGCCGCCGACGACGTCGAGGTGGCAGACGACGTGACCGAGATGGTGATCAACCGTGTGATCGACAACGCGGCAGTCGCCGCGGCGTCCGTCACGCGTGCACCGGTCGCTGCGGCTCGCTCGCAGGCGCTGACGCATCCGGTGTCGGTGAACGGCGATGGTGCGACGGTGTTCGGGCGGGAACCCTCCCGTCGTGTCAGCCCGGAGTGGGCGACGTGGGCAAACGGCGTTGCCGTGCGCGAACTGGACTACCACGACACGTTTCTCTCTGCCGAGTACTCGCACCCTGGGGACAACATTCCCGCGATGATCGCCGTCGGTCAGCACGTGGGCAGCACGGGGCGCGACCTCGTGCGCGGCATCGCCACCGGCTACGAGGTGCAGATTGATCTGGTGAAGGCGATCAGTCTGCACAAGCACAAGATCGACCATGTCGCTCACCTGGGCCCGTCTGTCGCCGCGGGTCTGGGCACGATGCTGCGTCTTGATCGTGAGGTGATCTTTCAGGCGATCGGCCAGGCTCTGCACACGACGACGGCAACGCGGCAGTCGCGCAAGGGGCAGATCTCAACGTGGAAGGCGCACGCTCCCGCCTTCGCCGGGAAGATGGCCGTTGAAGCCGTCGACCGGGCAATGCGCGGGCAGACGTCGCCCGAACCGATCTGGGAGGGCGAAGACGGCGTGATCGCGTGGCTGCTTGACGGACCAGACGGGCGCTACGAGGTGTCTCTGCCAGAACGCGGCGAGGCCAAGCGGGCGATTCTCGACAGCTATACAAAGGAGCACTCGGCGGAGTACCAGGCGCAGGCGTGGATTGACTTGGCGCGCAAGCTGCACACCGACCATCCGGAGCTGCTTGCTCCCGGTGCCATCGCGAGCGTCGTCATCCATACGTCGCACCACACGCACGTCGTGATCGGCTCGGGCGCGAATGATCCGCAGAAGTACGACCCGAGTGCCTCGCGCGAGACCCTCGACCACTCGATTCCGTACATTTTCACCGTCGCGCTGCAAGACGGCGAGTGGCACCACGTGCGTTCCTACGCTCCCGAGCGCGCGAGTCGCCCCGACACCGTTGAGCTGTGGAAGCGTGTCACGACGCAGGAAGACCCGGAATGGACGCGCCGCTACCATTCGCTCGACCCGCAGGAGAAGGCGTTCGGCGGCCGCGTCGAGATCACGCTCGCCGATGGCACGACCATCACGGACGAGATCGCCGTCGCCGACGCGCACCCCCTCGGCGCGCGGCCGTTCGCTCGCATCAATTACATCGAGAAGTTCCGCACCCTGGCCGAGCCGGTCGTCGAGCAGGGCGAGATCGATCGCTTTCTCGATGTGGTGCAGCGCCTTCCCGAACTCGAGCCCCACGAGCTCGCCGGGTTGACGTTCACCGTCGAGCCCGGCGTTCTCGCCTCGGTTCCGACAACGAAGGGACTGTTCTGA
- the prpB gene encoding methylisocitrate lyase, with the protein MLYSQTDAAAKRAAFRERLATGELLRFPGAFNPLSARLIERKGFDGVYISGAVLSADLGLPDIGLTTLTEVATRAGQIARMTELPAIVDADTGFGEPMNVARTIQELENAGLAGTHIEDQVNPKRCGHLDGKQVVDEQTALKRIRAAVDARRDPNFLIMARTDIRAVDGLDAAKDRAKKLVDAGADAIFPEAMRSLEEFEAVRSAVDVPVLANMTEFGKSELFTSEQLASVGVNIVIWPVSLLRMAMGAASRALDTLNDEGSLTSQLDAMQHRADLYDLIDYESYNHFDSTVFNFTVEK; encoded by the coding sequence ATGCTCTATTCACAGACGGATGCCGCGGCAAAGCGCGCCGCGTTTCGCGAACGCCTTGCCACGGGGGAGCTGCTGCGCTTTCCCGGCGCATTCAACCCACTGAGCGCCCGACTCATCGAGCGCAAGGGTTTCGACGGCGTCTACATCTCCGGCGCTGTGCTGAGCGCCGACCTCGGCCTGCCCGATATCGGTCTCACGACGCTCACCGAGGTGGCGACGCGCGCGGGGCAGATCGCGCGCATGACCGAGCTGCCCGCGATCGTCGACGCAGACACCGGCTTCGGCGAGCCGATGAACGTCGCGCGCACGATTCAGGAGCTTGAGAACGCCGGGCTGGCGGGAACGCACATTGAAGATCAGGTGAACCCCAAGCGCTGCGGGCACCTCGACGGCAAGCAGGTCGTCGACGAGCAGACGGCCCTGAAGCGCATCCGCGCCGCCGTCGATGCCCGCCGCGATCCGAACTTTCTCATCATGGCGCGCACAGACATTCGCGCCGTTGACGGGCTCGACGCGGCGAAAGACCGAGCGAAGAAACTGGTGGATGCCGGGGCAGACGCGATCTTCCCCGAGGCGATGCGTTCGCTCGAGGAGTTCGAGGCGGTGCGCAGCGCCGTCGACGTTCCGGTGCTCGCGAACATGACAGAGTTCGGTAAGAGCGAGCTGTTCACGAGTGAGCAGCTGGCGAGCGTCGGGGTCAACATCGTGATCTGGCCCGTTTCTCTGTTGCGCATGGCCATGGGTGCAGCATCCCGTGCCTTGGATACCCTGAATGACGAGGGCTCACTCACCTCGCAGCTCGACGCCATGCAGCACCGCGCCGACCTCTACGATCTCATTGACTACGAGTCGTACAACCACTTCGACAGCACGGTGTTCAACTTCACTGTCGAGAAATAG
- a CDS encoding bifunctional 2-methylcitrate synthase/citrate synthase produces the protein MTDTDIKKGLAGVVADYTAISKVNPETNSLLYRGYPVQELTESCSFEQVAYLLWNGELPSDDERAEFEKRERGQRALASNVKQAIDLLPTTCHPMDVIRTAVSVIGANDETAEDNSAEANQRKAQRLYAQLPAIVAYDQRRRRGENLIEPRDDLGYSANFLWMTFGEKPDEVVEHAFTVSMILYAEHSFNASTFTARVVTSTLADLYSAVTAAVGALKGALHGGANEAVMEALEEIKTADAAEQWLDDALAEKRKIMGFGHRVYKNGDSRVPSMKKALDSLAEHYDRHDMVDLYEALETAMGDRKNIKPNLDYPSGPAYNLMGFDTQTFTPLFVAARVVGWTAHIAEQLANNSLIRPLSEYNGPDERHVE, from the coding sequence ATGACCGACACCGACATCAAGAAGGGCCTCGCCGGGGTCGTCGCGGACTACACCGCGATCTCGAAGGTGAACCCCGAGACGAACTCGCTGCTCTACCGCGGTTACCCCGTGCAAGAGCTCACCGAGTCGTGCAGCTTCGAGCAGGTGGCGTATCTGCTCTGGAACGGCGAGCTGCCGAGCGACGACGAGCGCGCTGAGTTCGAAAAGCGTGAGCGCGGTCAGCGAGCGCTTGCGAGCAACGTCAAGCAGGCGATCGACCTGCTGCCGACCACGTGCCACCCCATGGACGTCATTCGCACAGCGGTGAGCGTCATCGGCGCCAACGACGAGACGGCCGAAGATAATTCGGCAGAAGCAAATCAGCGTAAAGCGCAGCGTCTCTATGCGCAGCTGCCCGCGATCGTCGCGTATGACCAGCGCCGGCGTCGCGGCGAGAACCTCATCGAGCCCCGCGACGACCTCGGGTACTCGGCGAACTTCCTCTGGATGACGTTCGGTGAGAAACCAGACGAGGTCGTCGAGCACGCCTTCACCGTCTCGATGATCCTCTACGCAGAGCACTCGTTCAACGCGTCGACGTTCACGGCACGCGTTGTCACGTCGACCCTCGCCGATCTGTATTCGGCCGTCACCGCTGCCGTGGGTGCACTGAAGGGCGCGCTGCATGGCGGCGCGAACGAGGCCGTCATGGAGGCGCTCGAGGAGATCAAGACGGCGGATGCTGCCGAGCAGTGGCTCGATGACGCGCTCGCCGAAAAGCGCAAGATCATGGGCTTCGGTCATCGGGTGTACAAGAACGGCGACTCGCGGGTGCCGAGCATGAAGAAGGCACTCGACTCCCTCGCCGAACATTACGACCGGCACGACATGGTTGACCTGTATGAGGCACTCGAGACGGCGATGGGCGACCGCAAGAACATCAAGCCCAACCTCGACTACCCCTCGGGTCCGGCATACAACCTGATGGGCTTCGACACGCAGACCTTCACACCGCTGTTTGTTGCGGCGCGCGTCGTCGGCTGGACGGCGCACATCGCTGAGCAGCTGGCGAACAACTCGCTCATTCGGCCGCTCTCCGAGTACAACGGCCCCGACGAGCGCCACGTCGAGTAA
- a CDS encoding VOC family protein encodes MASQLSYWVLNVVDLEKAVAFYGDVFDWTFSEPGSAGGYHVLGSDPMGGIGPRGESGARSPNLLAFQPDDVDAAIERIRALGGTAEEPGGDASAHGRWIECTDDQGTPFALYKPAD; translated from the coding sequence ATGGCGTCACAACTCTCGTATTGGGTGCTGAATGTCGTCGACCTGGAGAAGGCCGTCGCGTTCTATGGCGACGTTTTCGACTGGACGTTCAGTGAGCCGGGAAGCGCGGGCGGTTACCACGTACTCGGGTCTGATCCCATGGGCGGCATCGGGCCGCGTGGAGAATCCGGAGCTCGCTCACCCAACCTGCTCGCGTTCCAGCCCGACGACGTGGATGCCGCGATCGAACGGATCCGGGCTCTGGGCGGAACGGCGGAGGAACCAGGGGGCGATGCATCAGCCCACGGTCGCTGGATCGAGTGCACCGACGATCAGGGCACACCGTTCGCGCTGTACAAGCCGGCAGATTAG
- a CDS encoding TetR/AcrR family transcriptional regulator has translation MTDSSSAPRPRGRPARITRDEIVDAAATRLREGGDAALTMKAIATDLGVSTMALYRHVRNRDELIVAVLDREVATLDMPAPAGDAQTQVCDIFEWLYLELAARPWVVEVISRGDFTAPTIRDVLERIMEKFVELGLDVERAADAYLTVWRYTIGTLVIGKRTDETRAVAHRELVQDAALVQASAEQHPLLHGAASHWIDARQSIDYRAGLDALVRGLINSSRDY, from the coding sequence GTGACCGACAGCAGTTCTGCTCCGCGACCGCGAGGACGCCCCGCGCGCATCACACGAGACGAAATTGTGGATGCTGCCGCCACACGTCTGCGCGAGGGTGGAGACGCAGCGCTCACAATGAAAGCGATCGCCACCGACCTCGGGGTATCGACGATGGCGCTATACCGGCATGTGCGCAATCGCGACGAGCTGATCGTCGCCGTGCTCGACCGTGAGGTAGCGACACTCGACATGCCTGCACCGGCCGGTGACGCGCAGACGCAGGTATGCGACATTTTCGAATGGCTGTATCTCGAGCTTGCCGCACGACCGTGGGTTGTCGAAGTCATCTCGCGCGGCGACTTCACGGCTCCGACTATTCGCGACGTGCTCGAGCGGATCATGGAGAAGTTCGTCGAGCTCGGGCTCGACGTCGAGAGGGCGGCCGACGCTTATCTCACGGTGTGGCGCTACACGATCGGCACTCTTGTGATCGGGAAGCGCACCGATGAGACTCGCGCCGTCGCGCATAGGGAGCTTGTGCAGGACGCCGCATTGGTCCAGGCCTCGGCCGAGCAGCATCCTCTTCTTCACGGGGCCGCTTCCCATTGGATCGATGCACGTCAGTCCATCGATTACCGCGCAGGTCTCGACGCCCTCGTCCGCGGCCTGATCAATAGCTCACGGGACTATTGA
- a CDS encoding helix-turn-helix transcriptional regulator, with protein sequence MAETTSRTLELLSLLQSHRHWSAHELAERLGVSGRTLRRDVERLRDLGYGIDATRGAIGGYRLEAGTGLPPLLLSDDEGVAIAIGLRSQATAGLQGAEHTTVSALAKIEQVLPADLRRRVEALQSHATTSPEQGPPVAAELLGLLALCCRDSERVRFDYTDATGRTSARSAEPHRLVPLARRWYLLAWDRDRDAWRTFRVDRIANLFQTRVRFDPRPLDERESEQLVRDSVRFRSTSLSTTLRISAPLAIVTQELGWWARDAVASGDNTTILPVEAESIDAFVSGLTWIPPHLPYTVDGPPELLQRLRQKAEQFSAAALDADT encoded by the coding sequence ATGGCCGAAACAACATCGCGCACCCTCGAGCTGCTTTCTCTTCTGCAGAGCCATCGGCACTGGTCCGCACACGAACTCGCGGAGCGGCTCGGAGTGAGCGGTCGCACGCTCCGCCGCGATGTCGAGCGCCTCAGGGACCTTGGGTACGGCATCGACGCAACGCGAGGAGCCATCGGCGGCTACCGCCTCGAGGCGGGAACCGGGTTGCCGCCCCTGCTGCTGAGCGATGACGAAGGAGTCGCGATCGCCATCGGACTGCGGTCGCAGGCAACCGCGGGCCTCCAGGGCGCCGAGCACACAACAGTGAGCGCACTCGCAAAGATCGAGCAGGTGCTCCCGGCCGACCTGCGGCGAAGGGTGGAAGCGCTGCAGTCGCACGCCACGACGTCACCAGAGCAGGGTCCCCCGGTCGCCGCAGAACTCCTCGGCCTGCTTGCCCTATGCTGCCGTGACAGCGAGCGCGTTCGATTCGATTACACGGATGCCACGGGCCGCACGTCCGCCCGATCAGCCGAACCTCACCGCCTCGTGCCTCTCGCGCGGCGTTGGTATCTGCTCGCCTGGGATCGCGATCGCGACGCCTGGCGCACCTTCCGTGTCGACCGAATCGCCAACCTGTTTCAGACGCGCGTGAGATTCGATCCGCGACCGCTCGACGAGCGCGAGTCGGAGCAGCTGGTGCGAGACTCCGTGCGCTTCAGATCGACGTCACTCTCGACAACACTGCGCATTTCCGCGCCTCTTGCCATTGTCACCCAGGAGCTGGGGTGGTGGGCGCGCGATGCAGTCGCCTCCGGTGACAACACAACGATTCTGCCCGTCGAGGCCGAAAGCATTGACGCCTTCGTCTCTGGACTCACCTGGATACCACCTCACCTGCCCTACACCGTCGACGGGCCACCCGAGCTGCTCCAACGCCTACGCCAAAAGGCCGAGCAGTTCTCCGCAGCCGCTCTCGACGCTGACACATAG
- a CDS encoding ATP-binding cassette domain-containing protein, which translates to MSTETMITARGLRKTFTAKGGPVDAVRGIDLDVDSGELVAFLGPNGAGKSTTLRMLTTLLPPTSGEAQVAGYSIAREPGEVRRHIGYVGQRSSASNSQRVRDELRSQGAFYGLGRHETRDLVEDLLDSLELASVATRQIQSLSGGQRRRLDIALGIIHSPALLFLDEPSTGLDPHSRANLWQHILELRERTGTTIFLTTHYLDEADQLAERVMVMDNGEIIADGTATELKHELAGDTVTVGFRTVDDAHAAAARVDGVQNGTEVTIASDAGERAVPQLLRQLDSASILAVSAEYRRPTLDDVFLSLTGRSLREEGAAHSKAPDATSQTAVPTP; encoded by the coding sequence ATGAGCACAGAGACAATGATCACCGCACGCGGACTCCGTAAGACCTTCACGGCGAAGGGAGGCCCCGTCGACGCCGTGCGAGGCATCGACCTCGACGTCGATTCGGGCGAGCTCGTCGCCTTTCTCGGGCCAAACGGAGCGGGCAAGTCCACGACACTCCGCATGCTGACGACGCTTCTGCCGCCAACGTCAGGCGAAGCCCAGGTCGCAGGCTATTCGATCGCGCGCGAGCCAGGGGAGGTGCGTCGACACATTGGCTACGTCGGCCAGCGTTCGTCGGCATCGAACAGTCAGCGCGTGCGTGACGAGCTGCGCAGTCAGGGTGCCTTTTACGGGCTCGGCCGTCACGAGACGCGCGATCTGGTGGAGGACCTGCTCGACTCACTTGAGCTCGCTTCTGTGGCAACGAGGCAGATTCAATCGCTCTCGGGCGGGCAGCGTCGTCGGCTGGATATCGCACTTGGCATCATCCATTCCCCTGCCCTGCTGTTTCTCGATGAGCCATCCACGGGGCTCGACCCGCACAGCAGGGCGAACCTGTGGCAGCACATCCTCGAGCTGAGGGAGCGCACAGGCACCACGATCTTCCTGACGACGCACTACCTCGACGAAGCCGACCAGCTCGCCGAGCGCGTCATGGTAATGGACAACGGTGAGATCATCGCCGACGGCACAGCAACTGAACTCAAGCACGAGCTCGCGGGAGACACCGTGACTGTGGGGTTCCGCACTGTCGATGATGCACACGCGGCCGCGGCTCGGGTTGACGGTGTTCAGAATGGCACCGAGGTAACGATCGCGAGTGATGCCGGAGAGCGCGCTGTGCCTCAGCTGCTGAGGCAGCTTGACTCGGCAAGCATCCTCGCTGTGAGTGCGGAATATCGCCGCCCCACTCTCGACGACGTCTTTCTCTCACTCACCGGTCGGAGTCTTCGCGAAGAGGGCGCCGCCCACAGCAAGGCTCCGGATGCCACGTCACAGACTGCCGTGCCGACTCCGTAA
- a CDS encoding ABC transporter permease → MISTQEHVIASKLTGFVSDVANVLSRELRPTLRDPFSLIFSLVQPLFFLGLFGPLLAATTDAPVSQTLQWFVPGILVMVALFGTGVTGSNLLDDIMVGSHERTLVAPLSRSALLIGRALKEVAPLMAQGLIVVLVSLPFGFTISVPGLVIGLLVLAVFGVGFGALSYSLALAVEGREWMFWVVHQTVLFPLLILSGMLLPIDDGPGWMKIAAAVNPIGYVVEAERALFAGDLASPAVLGGVIAALAIAVVGLVVGTRGMRRAR, encoded by the coding sequence ATGATTTCAACTCAGGAGCACGTCATCGCTTCGAAACTGACGGGGTTCGTCAGCGATGTCGCGAACGTTCTGTCGCGAGAACTGCGGCCAACGCTGCGCGACCCGTTCAGCCTCATCTTCAGCCTTGTGCAGCCACTGTTCTTTCTCGGGCTCTTCGGACCGCTGCTTGCCGCAACCACAGACGCTCCCGTCTCGCAGACTCTGCAATGGTTCGTCCCGGGCATCCTCGTCATGGTCGCCCTGTTCGGTACCGGCGTGACGGGGTCGAACCTGCTTGACGACATCATGGTGGGCTCGCATGAACGTACGCTCGTCGCTCCGCTTTCTCGCAGCGCGCTGCTCATTGGGCGCGCGCTTAAAGAAGTGGCACCGCTCATGGCGCAGGGGCTTATCGTCGTGCTCGTCTCACTGCCGTTCGGGTTCACGATCAGCGTGCCGGGGCTGGTGATCGGCCTGCTGGTGCTCGCGGTGTTCGGCGTTGGGTTCGGCGCGCTGAGCTACAGTCTTGCGCTTGCCGTCGAGGGCCGCGAGTGGATGTTCTGGGTTGTGCATCAGACCGTGCTGTTTCCGCTGCTCATTCTGTCTGGCATGCTGCTGCCCATCGACGATGGCCCCGGCTGGATGAAAATCGCCGCGGCCGTCAATCCGATCGGTTACGTCGTGGAGGCAGAGCGCGCTCTCTTCGCTGGAGACCTGGCGTCGCCCGCGGTGCTGGGAGGCGTGATCGCGGCGCTCGCCATTGCGGTTGTCGGGCTCGTCGTTGGAACCCGGGGGATGCGTCGCGCCCGCTGA
- a CDS encoding VOC family protein, with product MEQNVHFITIASRDLDATRRFYEAGATWASLLDVPGEIIFYQVAAGTVLSFFDAAKFAEDAGLPAAPVVAGVTLAHNTASRGDVESTVAHLAAAGGTVSKPPQDGAFGGVFHAHVIDPNGLMWEIAHNPFWSVADDGTVLLTEPG from the coding sequence ATGGAGCAGAACGTGCATTTCATCACAATCGCATCGCGCGACCTCGATGCGACCCGCCGGTTCTATGAGGCCGGCGCGACGTGGGCATCGCTGCTCGATGTGCCTGGCGAGATCATCTTCTACCAGGTGGCTGCCGGCACGGTTCTGAGCTTCTTCGATGCCGCGAAATTCGCCGAGGATGCCGGTCTGCCCGCCGCTCCGGTCGTGGCCGGTGTCACGCTCGCCCACAACACGGCGTCACGCGGCGACGTCGAATCGACCGTTGCGCACTTAGCAGCGGCGGGCGGCACCGTGTCGAAGCCGCCACAAGACGGCGCGTTCGGAGGAGTCTTCCACGCTCACGTCATCGACCCCAATGGGCTCATGTGGGAGATCGCGCACAACCCGTTCTGGAGCGTCGCCGACGACGGCACTGTGCTGCTCACCGAGCCCGGCTGA
- a CDS encoding VOC family protein, translated as MTLEWEQVIVDTRDPQMLGRWWAEALGWVIVDDEDGVEIRPSEDRLPGLLFGNDPSAKQVKNRLHLDFRPDDQDAEVERLLAHGARHADVGQTGNEPWVVLLDPEGNEFCVLSNRAP; from the coding sequence ATGACATTGGAATGGGAACAGGTCATCGTTGACACTCGTGACCCTCAGATGCTGGGTCGCTGGTGGGCTGAGGCCCTCGGCTGGGTGATCGTCGATGATGAAGACGGCGTAGAGATTCGACCGAGCGAAGACCGACTTCCGGGCCTTCTGTTTGGAAACGACCCCAGCGCGAAGCAGGTGAAGAATCGACTCCACCTCGACTTTCGCCCTGATGATCAGGATGCCGAGGTCGAGCGTCTGCTCGCACACGGCGCCAGGCACGCCGACGTCGGTCAGACGGGTAACGAACCCTGGGTTGTTCTTCTCGACCCGGAAGGCAACGAGTTCTGCGTGCTTTCGAACCGAGCGCCGTAA
- a CDS encoding acyl-CoA thioesterase — protein MHMILRTMLVLSRARRGVRRKGAVDPYSVGRLALRVLPSDLDILNHVNNGVYFSLFDLGRFDLLMRSGLWTSITERGWYPVVASETITFRKSLTLWQRFTVETRILGFDDRAFYLEHRAVVKGEIYTQAFIRARFLKKSGGTVSVTELLDAIGHDNDRDLTVPKWLVRWGKDAVLPSTRQPAPSVWE, from the coding sequence ATGCACATGATTCTGCGCACAATGCTGGTTCTCTCTCGCGCTCGTCGTGGCGTGCGTCGCAAGGGTGCCGTCGACCCCTACTCGGTTGGCCGCTTGGCGTTACGCGTACTGCCGAGCGATCTCGACATCTTGAACCATGTGAACAACGGCGTGTACTTCTCGCTCTTCGATCTGGGTCGCTTCGATCTGCTGATGCGCAGCGGCCTCTGGACGTCGATAACCGAACGCGGCTGGTATCCCGTTGTGGCGAGTGAGACCATCACCTTTCGCAAGTCGCTCACGCTCTGGCAGCGCTTCACCGTCGAGACCCGCATTCTCGGCTTTGACGACAGGGCATTCTATCTGGAGCACCGCGCTGTGGTGAAGGGCGAGATCTACACGCAGGCCTTCATCCGGGCACGTTTTCTCAAGAAGTCAGGCGGAACGGTCTCGGTCACCGAGTTGCTTGACGCGATTGGGCACGACAACGACCGCGATCTCACCGTGCCGAAGTGGCTCGTGCGATGGGGAAAGGACGCCGTCTTGCCGTCGACGCGGCAGCCGGCCCCGAGCGTCTGGGAGTGA